A single Fodinibius saliphilus DNA region contains:
- a CDS encoding queuosine precursor transporter, with product MNGSNNQTGISYKRDALFLSLAGIFLTSLVLGNVIGTTKFVTIFSVALPAWLLDIVPPLIRDNDIYTMSVPVGVIAYPFTFLATDLISELYGRKKAQLVVWVGFWMNVLMLFLMSVNHWLPNTGGVSGGLQLFEGVYEFMIGNTIASMIAYLVAQTVDVRLFHFWKDFTNGKHLWLRNNASTTISQLVDSTAILTILFLAGNLGREVDTIGKLVILIFNSYVFKFLFALIDTPLCYLGVKLFRDFEEDPSDYSLYEGG from the coding sequence ATGAACGGCAGTAATAATCAAACTGGGATCAGTTATAAAAGGGATGCTCTTTTTTTATCACTCGCAGGAATATTCCTTACTTCATTGGTACTGGGAAATGTAATAGGGACCACAAAGTTTGTAACTATTTTTTCAGTGGCACTTCCTGCGTGGTTGTTAGATATTGTACCACCCCTTATAAGGGATAATGATATTTATACAATGAGTGTGCCTGTGGGCGTAATCGCGTATCCCTTTACTTTTTTGGCAACGGATCTCATTTCTGAATTATATGGAAGAAAAAAAGCCCAGCTGGTTGTATGGGTTGGCTTCTGGATGAATGTATTAATGCTCTTTTTGATGTCAGTTAATCACTGGTTGCCAAATACAGGAGGAGTGAGCGGAGGTCTTCAGCTTTTTGAAGGGGTCTACGAATTTATGATAGGAAACACTATAGCCAGTATGATTGCTTATTTGGTTGCGCAAACTGTTGATGTTAGACTATTTCACTTTTGGAAAGATTTTACCAACGGTAAACATTTGTGGCTTCGGAATAATGCTTCAACTACAATTAGTCAATTAGTTGATTCTACTGCAATTTTAACCATTTTATTTTTAGCCGGAAATTTGGGTAGAGAAGTAGACACTATAGGGAAATTAGTGATCTTAATTTTTAATTCATATGTCTTCAAATTTCTTTTCGCACTGATCGATACGCCACTTTGTTATTTGGGGGTCAAACTCTTCCGGGATTTTGAAGAAGACCCCAGTGATTACAGCTTATATGAGGGGGGCTAA